The Saccharomonospora cyanea NA-134 genome includes a region encoding these proteins:
- the lpdA gene encoding dihydrolipoyl dehydrogenase has protein sequence MTDAEADLVILGGGSGGYAAAFRAAELGLSVTLIEKDKLGGTCLHRGCIPTKALLHAAEVADSARDGEQFGVKTTFEGVDIAGVHKYKDSVITRLYKGLQGLAKANKVNYVEGTGTFVGGTTVDVEGTRYTGKNLVLATGSYSKTLPDLELGGRIITSDDALTLDFVPKKAVVLGGGVIGVEFASVWASFGTEVTIVEALPRLVPAEDEFSSKQLERAFRRRKIAFKTGVKFTGAKQDAGGVTVSLESGETLEADVLLVAVGRGPNTAGHGYDEAGLRMDRGFVLTDERLRTNLPGVYAVGDIVPGLQLAHRGFQQGIFVAEDIAGLDPKPIDESGIPRVTYSHPEVASVGLTEAQAKEKYGPDITTFTYDLAGNGKSQILKTSGAVKLIKAPDGPVVGLHLVGDRVGELIGEAQLIYNWEAFPEDVAPLIHAHPTQTEALGEAHLALAGKPLHVHG, from the coding sequence GTGACCGACGCTGAAGCCGACCTGGTGATCCTTGGTGGCGGATCCGGTGGTTACGCCGCGGCGTTCCGCGCGGCCGAACTGGGCCTTTCCGTCACGCTCATCGAGAAGGACAAGCTGGGCGGCACCTGTCTGCATCGAGGCTGCATCCCGACCAAGGCGCTGCTCCACGCGGCCGAGGTCGCCGACTCGGCGCGGGACGGCGAGCAGTTCGGTGTGAAGACCACGTTCGAGGGTGTCGACATCGCCGGTGTCCACAAGTACAAGGACTCGGTGATCACGCGGCTGTACAAGGGGCTGCAGGGCCTGGCGAAGGCCAACAAGGTCAACTACGTGGAGGGCACGGGCACGTTCGTCGGCGGCACCACCGTCGACGTCGAGGGCACGCGCTACACGGGCAAGAACCTGGTGCTGGCCACGGGCTCGTACTCCAAGACGCTGCCCGACCTCGAACTGGGTGGCCGCATCATCACCAGCGACGACGCGCTGACGCTGGACTTCGTGCCGAAGAAGGCCGTCGTGCTCGGCGGCGGCGTGATCGGCGTCGAGTTCGCCAGTGTGTGGGCCTCCTTCGGCACCGAGGTCACCATCGTCGAGGCGCTGCCCCGGCTGGTGCCCGCCGAGGACGAGTTCTCCTCCAAGCAGCTCGAACGGGCCTTCCGTCGCCGGAAGATCGCATTCAAGACCGGCGTGAAGTTCACGGGCGCGAAGCAGGACGCGGGCGGTGTCACCGTGTCGCTGGAGTCCGGTGAGACGCTCGAGGCCGACGTGCTGCTCGTCGCCGTGGGGCGTGGCCCGAACACCGCGGGCCACGGCTACGACGAGGCGGGCCTTCGGATGGACCGTGGCTTCGTGCTCACCGACGAGCGGCTGCGCACCAACCTGCCCGGCGTCTACGCTGTCGGCGACATCGTGCCGGGACTCCAGCTCGCCCACCGTGGTTTCCAGCAGGGCATCTTCGTCGCGGAGGACATCGCGGGCCTCGACCCGAAGCCGATCGACGAGTCCGGCATCCCCCGGGTCACGTACTCGCACCCCGAGGTGGCTTCCGTGGGACTCACCGAGGCACAGGCCAAGGAGAAGTACGGACCGGACATCACCACGTTCACCTACGATCTGGCGGGCAACGGCAAGAGCCAGATCCTCAAGACTTCCGGTGCGGTGAAGCTCATCAAGGCCCCCGACGGCCCTGTCGTCGGTCTGCACTTGGTCGGGGACCGCGTCGGCGAGCTGATCGGCGAGGCTCAGCTCATCTACAACTGGGAGGCTTTCCCGGAGGACGTGGCCCCGCTGATCCACGCCCACCCCACCCAGACCGAAGCTCTCGGCGAAGCGCACCTCGCCCTGGCGGGCAAGCCGCTGCACGTGCACGGCTGA
- the sucB gene encoding 2-oxoglutarate dehydrogenase, E2 component, dihydrolipoamide succinyltransferase: protein MAYSVTLPELGESVTEGTVTRWLKQEGDRVEVDEPLLEISTDKVDTEVPSPVAGTLSRIVAREDETVEVGGELAVIDDGSGGGAAETAAAPEAQPEQQAAPQAQQAEAQPEPQAAPAQQQAPAPAAAPSGAASGTPVTLPELGESVTEGTVTRWLKQVGDRVEVDEPLLEISTDKVDTEVPSPVAGTVLEITVGEDETVEVGAQLAVVGSADAAPAQQPPAAPEPQPQQQAPAAPEPQPEPEPAPQQPSAPAPQPQAQQPQAPAPAPQEAEPAKPAAAAPAERDGAGTPYVTPLVRKLAAEHGIDLSTLKGSGVGGRIRKQDVLAAAEAKQKEVAAPTAQQPAPAAPSAQPARPSAPAPVSDAEKAALRGTVQKANRIRQITAVKTKESLQVSAQLTQVHEVDVTKVAQLRQRAKGAFREREGVNLTFLPFFAKATVEALKQHPNVNASYNEETKEITYHGAINLGMAVDTDRGLLSVVIHDAGELSLAGLAHRIADLAARARSNKVTPDELTGGTFTITNLGSNGALFDTPIIVQPQSGILGVGAVVRRPVVATDADGNDTIAVRSMVYLPLTYDHRLIDGADAGRFLTTIKQRLEEGNFEDELGL from the coding sequence ATGGCGTACTCCGTCACACTGCCGGAGCTTGGTGAGAGCGTCACGGAGGGCACCGTCACCCGGTGGCTGAAGCAGGAGGGTGACAGGGTCGAGGTCGACGAGCCGTTGCTCGAGATCTCGACCGACAAGGTCGACACCGAGGTGCCCTCGCCGGTCGCGGGCACGCTGAGCAGGATCGTCGCGCGTGAGGACGAGACCGTGGAGGTCGGCGGCGAGCTGGCCGTGATCGACGACGGCTCCGGCGGCGGTGCCGCCGAAACAGCGGCGGCCCCCGAGGCTCAGCCCGAGCAGCAGGCCGCACCGCAGGCGCAGCAGGCCGAAGCCCAGCCGGAGCCGCAGGCCGCTCCGGCGCAGCAGCAGGCCCCGGCTCCCGCCGCGGCTCCGTCCGGAGCGGCGTCCGGCACTCCGGTGACGCTGCCGGAGCTCGGTGAGAGCGTCACGGAAGGCACCGTCACCCGGTGGCTCAAGCAGGTCGGTGACAGGGTCGAGGTCGACGAGCCGTTGCTCGAGATCTCGACCGACAAGGTCGACACCGAGGTGCCCTCGCCGGTCGCGGGCACCGTCCTGGAGATCACCGTGGGCGAGGACGAGACCGTGGAGGTCGGCGCGCAGCTGGCCGTCGTCGGGTCCGCCGACGCCGCCCCGGCGCAGCAGCCCCCCGCCGCGCCCGAGCCGCAGCCCCAGCAGCAGGCTCCGGCCGCCCCCGAGCCGCAGCCCGAGCCCGAGCCCGCGCCGCAGCAGCCGAGTGCTCCCGCGCCGCAGCCACAGGCTCAGCAGCCGCAGGCTCCCGCTCCGGCACCTCAGGAGGCCGAGCCCGCCAAGCCCGCCGCTGCCGCCCCGGCCGAACGCGACGGTGCGGGCACGCCGTACGTCACCCCGCTGGTGCGCAAGCTCGCCGCCGAGCACGGCATCGACCTGAGCACCCTCAAGGGCAGCGGCGTCGGCGGTCGGATCCGCAAGCAGGACGTGCTGGCCGCGGCCGAGGCCAAGCAGAAGGAGGTGGCGGCTCCCACCGCGCAGCAGCCCGCTCCGGCGGCTCCGTCCGCCCAGCCGGCCCGCCCCAGCGCCCCGGCGCCGGTGTCGGACGCGGAGAAGGCCGCGCTGCGCGGCACGGTGCAGAAGGCCAACCGCATCCGCCAGATCACCGCGGTCAAGACCAAGGAGTCGCTGCAGGTCTCGGCCCAGCTCACGCAGGTGCACGAGGTGGACGTCACCAAGGTCGCGCAGCTGCGGCAGCGCGCGAAGGGGGCGTTCCGCGAGCGCGAGGGTGTGAACCTGACGTTCCTGCCGTTCTTCGCCAAGGCCACGGTCGAGGCGCTGAAGCAGCACCCGAACGTCAACGCCTCCTACAACGAGGAGACGAAGGAGATCACCTACCACGGTGCGATCAACCTCGGTATGGCCGTGGACACCGACCGCGGTCTGCTGTCGGTCGTGATCCACGACGCGGGTGAGCTGAGCCTGGCAGGCCTGGCCCACCGGATCGCCGACCTGGCGGCGCGGGCGCGCAGCAACAAGGTGACTCCGGACGAGCTCACCGGCGGCACGTTCACGATCACCAACCTCGGCAGCAACGGCGCGCTGTTCGACACTCCGATCATCGTGCAGCCGCAGTCCGGCATCCTGGGCGTGGGCGCGGTCGTGCGGCGGCCGGTCGTGGCCACCGACGCCGACGGCAACGACACCATCGCGGTCCGCTCGATGGTCTACCTCCCGCTGACCTACGACCACCGCCTCATCGACGGTGCCGACGCGGGACGGTTCCTCACGACGATCAAGCAGCGTCTCGAGGAAGGCAACTTCGAGGACGAGCTGGGTCTCTGA
- a CDS encoding SMI1/KNR4 family protein, producing the protein MATLAGCRPLARLLAEGALTVPEGWAEGYTDALVAALHTRHPVDVAGPSWPELLAEILLLRGTPDAAPPPASDDEVCEAERRLGVALPESYRRFLAACDGLPTDVVFPRLLRVAELSPPAAEPDGPTGTVVISEPPVLRLRPTTGEVLEDDPVFGLSVHRDVRAVLEQHRRLLEASL; encoded by the coding sequence GTGGCCACGCTCGCCGGATGCCGCCCGCTCGCCCGGTTGCTGGCCGAGGGAGCGCTCACCGTTCCGGAAGGCTGGGCCGAGGGCTACACCGACGCGCTGGTCGCGGCTCTGCACACGCGACACCCGGTCGATGTGGCGGGACCGTCGTGGCCCGAGCTGCTCGCGGAGATCCTGCTGTTGCGGGGCACACCGGACGCCGCGCCACCCCCGGCGTCCGACGACGAGGTGTGCGAGGCGGAACGCAGGCTCGGCGTCGCCCTGCCGGAGAGCTACCGGCGGTTCCTGGCCGCGTGCGACGGGCTGCCCACCGACGTGGTCTTCCCTCGGCTGCTCCGCGTCGCCGAGCTCTCCCCGCCCGCCGCCGAACCGGACGGCCCCACCGGGACCGTGGTGATCTCCGAACCTCCCGTGCTGCGCCTGCGGCCCACGACGGGCGAGGTGCTGGAGGACGACCCCGTGTTCGGGCTCAGCGTCCACCGCGACGTCCGGGCCGTGCTCGAACAGCACCGCCGGCTGCTGGAGGCATCGCTGTGA
- a CDS encoding leucyl aminopeptidase translates to MSVPKLSLSENSEGALAKTRAEVVVVGTVQGSDGVELAAGAEAVDSAFDGTLTEVLATLGATGKSEEVVKVPTLGRIPAGIVLAVGLGKADDLTPERVRRAAGASGRAATGHKRVLTTLSELDLQAAVEGTVLGSYAFTAYKSEPGDAPPANVEVAAPSEGTTRSHKATLKAATAIAEAVTVARDLVNTPPNDLFPASFADRAKELANTGGLEFEVLDEKALKRKGFGGILGVGGGSSRPPRLLRVAYRGAKAKKKVALVGKGITFDTGGISLKPAAGMDKMTSDMAGAAAVLASVVLAAKLKYPLEVVAHIPLAENMPSGTAYRPGDVLTMYGGKTVEVLNTDAEGRLVLADAITRACEEEPDYLIETSTLTGAQVVALGERTAGVMGSDDFRDRVAEISQATGENGWPMPLPEELRAGLDSKIADLANVTGQRWGGMLAAGIFLREFVAGDLPWAHIDIAGPAYHDGSPWGYTAKGGTGVPVRTIAAVLADIADNG, encoded by the coding sequence GCCGAGGCCGTGGACTCCGCGTTCGACGGCACGCTGACCGAAGTCCTCGCCACGCTGGGCGCCACGGGCAAGAGCGAGGAGGTCGTGAAGGTTCCGACGCTGGGCCGCATCCCCGCCGGGATCGTGCTGGCGGTGGGACTCGGCAAGGCCGACGACCTGACCCCGGAGCGCGTCCGGAGGGCCGCCGGCGCTTCGGGTCGCGCCGCGACCGGCCACAAGCGGGTGCTGACCACCCTCTCCGAGCTGGACCTGCAGGCGGCCGTGGAGGGTACCGTGCTCGGCTCCTACGCTTTCACGGCGTACAAGTCGGAGCCGGGTGACGCCCCGCCCGCGAACGTCGAGGTCGCCGCACCTTCCGAGGGCACCACGCGTTCGCACAAGGCGACGCTGAAGGCGGCCACGGCCATCGCCGAGGCGGTCACCGTCGCCCGCGACCTGGTCAACACGCCGCCGAACGACCTGTTCCCCGCGTCCTTCGCCGACCGCGCCAAGGAGCTGGCGAACACGGGTGGCCTGGAGTTCGAGGTCCTCGACGAGAAGGCCCTGAAGCGCAAGGGCTTCGGCGGCATCCTCGGTGTCGGCGGCGGCTCGTCGCGCCCGCCGCGGCTGCTGCGCGTGGCCTACCGCGGAGCGAAGGCGAAGAAGAAGGTCGCGCTCGTGGGCAAGGGCATCACGTTCGACACCGGCGGCATCTCGCTGAAGCCGGCGGCGGGCATGGACAAGATGACCTCCGACATGGCGGGCGCCGCCGCGGTGCTCGCGTCGGTGGTGCTGGCGGCGAAGCTCAAGTACCCGCTCGAGGTCGTGGCGCACATCCCGCTGGCGGAGAACATGCCGTCGGGCACCGCGTACCGCCCCGGCGACGTGCTCACCATGTACGGCGGGAAGACGGTGGAGGTACTCAACACCGACGCCGAGGGTCGCCTGGTCCTGGCCGACGCCATCACGCGGGCGTGCGAGGAGGAGCCCGACTACCTCATCGAGACGTCCACGTTGACGGGCGCCCAGGTCGTGGCGCTCGGCGAACGCACGGCCGGCGTCATGGGCTCGGACGACTTCCGCGACCGGGTCGCCGAGATCTCGCAGGCCACGGGCGAGAACGGCTGGCCGATGCCGCTGCCGGAGGAACTGCGAGCGGGTCTCGACTCCAAGATCGCGGACCTCGCGAACGTCACGGGCCAGCGGTGGGGCGGCATGCTCGCCGCGGGCATCTTCCTGCGGGAGTTCGTCGCCGGTGACCTGCCGTGGGCGCACATCGACATCGCGGGCCCGGCCTACCACGACGGTTCCCCGTGGGGCTACACCGCCAAGGGCGGTACGGGCGTGCCGGTGCGCACCATCGCCGCGGTGCTCGCCGACATCGCCGATAACGGCTGA